Proteins co-encoded in one uncultured Bacteroides sp. genomic window:
- the sprA gene encoding cell surface protein SprA, which translates to MRSGKWLICLLLAALSIHAWAVLSDSSLYEVSSHSSASTSQEPVPADSLKPRYSVRKTAPEALDDMKKPPIDLHNPENIKTEVEYDEKSNLYLINTKAGTSQVDVPLFLTPEEYADWSMKKSIQEFYRAKNAEAFGKGKGEFNFMDMKFDLGPAEKIFGPGGVQLKTQGNSELTFGFKTKNVKNPSLPERSRKTTGFDFDEKINISVNGKVGDKVNMNMNYNTDATFDFDTKNIKLKYEGKEDEIIKLLEAGNVSMPTNSSLIKGATSLFGIRTDLQFGKLKLQTVISQQESESKTVNSKGGAQTTSFEISADNYDENRHFFLAHYFRDTYDKNMSQLPNITSGIKINRIEVWITNKRGNYDNPRNVVALTDLAENEHISNTFWSKSGVNKAPDNSDNDVYSRMVNDYSNARNIDMVSATLGVIPQIEGGMDYEKIESARLLSSSEYTLNSTLGYLSLKATLQPDEVLAVAYEYTYKGKGYQVGEFASDIKDTKSALYLKLLKNTSNSPASGCWDLMMKNVYSLNAYQLQSTKFRLDIKYQSDTTGVYLNYIPEGKINKVPLLRVMNLDRLDAKNQANPNGFFDFVEGYTVTAQNGRIFFPVVEPFGSHLRQAIGNNAIADKYVYQELYDSTKTVAKQIAEKDKFKFTGEYKASSGSEISLGSTNVPVGSVKVTAGGVTLVENSDYTVDYSMGIVTILNQSIIDAGTSVSVSLESNTSYNLQRKTMLGMNLTYDFSKDFQIGGTIMHLKEKPMTTKVAMGEEPISNTIWGVNTSWKKESQWLTNMVDKLPFVKATQPSRFSLTAEYAQLVPGQASGIQGNASYIDDFESTKTGIDLRQPSYWMLASTPYETGSNARFPEASKSNDISYGMNRALLAWYNIDGLFTRRNSSLTPSHIKSDLEQLSNHYVREVYEQEIFPNKETSYMETSTLSILNLAYYPNERGPYNLDPNLTSKGLLPNPEKRWGGIMRKLDTSDFETANIEYVEFWMLDPFIYESTTGNRRGGDLYINLGEVSEDILKDGKKYFENGMPIDGNQTKVEETVWGKVPKEQSIVYAFDTSTGARKKQDVGLNGITAEEERTFGAYSTYLNKLKTILDPAIYTQFEKSPAGDLYHYYRGSDYDQEEKSILERYKYYNNTEGNSTASEDSPEKYDISSKTVPDVEDINQDNTLNEYEKYFQYKINIAPEGLKVGSNYITNKRTASVKLRNGKTEEVNWYQFKIPVRNYDKAVGSISDFKSIRFMRMYLTNFVDPVVLRFATLDLVRGEWRNYEQALYNSQQPVPTVSGSLDVSAVNIEENSDKTPVNYVLPPGITRVIDPSQPQLKQENEQAMSLKVQNLSPGDARAVYKSSGLDLRQYKRLQMFIHGEKLLDDVTSLEDNEVSVFIRLGSDYKNNYYEYEIPLKLTPHGQYNGSTLSGCKAVWPENNMLDIPFELFTKLKKERNTAKNTSGSNVSFAKLYYTYDTDKPANKISIIGNPSLAEVKTVMIGVRNNSRSLKSAEVWVNELRLTEFNESGGWAAQGNMNVQLSDLGSINLGGHMETAGFGGLEQSVSERRLDDYYQYNFTTSFELGKFFPAKAKISAPIYYSYSKELTSPKYDPTNQDLLLSDVLDTYSRKAQKDSIRNIAQELVTYKNFSLSNMRMNITSKKPMPYDPSNFTIGYSFTKRYNQGNTTAWESDINWKTNLGYNYSPANKPWEPFKNLKNKSSWMKLVKAFNLSWLPQNISFNSDLSRHSYELQLRDLDNPYGDTAIPLSVAKEFLWNRDFSLRWDLTKNLHLNFTSATRAEIEEPYGTIDKNLYPDEYAARKDSIKRSLLHLGRPLDFQQTFNVSYKLPFDLIPILNWVSSDAKFTSSYTWDRGVDLTDGSSVGNTIANQRSIDLNGRFNFETLYNKVPFLKETNKLFASNSRVAPPDKKELLKNKKFEKEVQLKKDTTVTLSHGLKTKILKVSAITQNGKRYLVKYKVQDENKIIINNRDSIKIKLSILPGPKPEEQSWYKMAQSVTRFAMMARNFSVTYRNTFAMTLPGYLPEVGDLLGQKRSSGMFAPGLDFAFGVTNDSYIQKAARNNWLISNDSVVDPATTNAMEDLQIRMTLEPFKDFKIDLTANRTMNKSKSIQFMYEGMPTAQSGSFSLSIISLNSAFDKSNAGNAYASKTFDKFLQNLDIIQKRVEAQYVGAVYPEGTTLGGKLFDPANGTINKNSPDVMIPAFLAAYTGKSADKVSLDLFPNLLSLMPNWRITYGGLSKLEWFKKRFKSFNLNHAYKSTYAVGSYNTYQSFSSYMDNLGFVEDAQTGNPVPSAAFDIGTVSINEQFAPLFGVDMTFKNGITSKVEYKKTRILTLSMTANQIVESGSKDIVVGMGYKIVDLKLFGAGKSKNKVSNDLNLLADISFRNQSVLSRNIQENIAQPTSGNKATKLSISADYTFSKLLTIRMYYDRQQNTPLVSSASYPVTNSDFGFTLKFSLTR; encoded by the coding sequence ATGAGGAGCGGAAAGTGGCTTATCTGCTTATTGTTGGCTGCCCTTAGCATTCATGCATGGGCAGTTCTCAGTGACAGTTCACTTTATGAAGTGAGTAGCCATTCTTCTGCATCCACATCACAGGAACCAGTACCTGCAGATTCACTGAAACCCCGTTACTCCGTAAGGAAAACAGCCCCGGAGGCATTGGATGACATGAAAAAGCCTCCGATAGATCTTCACAACCCCGAAAATATCAAGACTGAAGTTGAGTATGACGAAAAGTCTAATTTGTATCTGATCAACACGAAAGCAGGAACCAGCCAAGTGGATGTGCCTCTATTCCTTACTCCGGAAGAGTATGCGGATTGGAGTATGAAAAAATCCATTCAGGAGTTTTATCGGGCAAAGAATGCAGAAGCTTTCGGGAAAGGGAAAGGGGAATTCAATTTTATGGATATGAAATTCGACCTGGGCCCGGCAGAAAAGATTTTCGGTCCCGGTGGTGTACAACTCAAAACGCAGGGAAACTCGGAACTTACTTTTGGATTTAAAACCAAGAATGTAAAAAATCCATCTCTCCCAGAACGATCGAGAAAGACTACCGGATTTGACTTTGACGAAAAGATCAATATCAGTGTCAATGGTAAGGTAGGCGATAAGGTCAATATGAACATGAACTACAACACAGATGCGACTTTTGACTTTGACACCAAAAACATTAAACTCAAATACGAAGGGAAAGAGGATGAAATTATAAAATTGCTTGAAGCAGGTAATGTTTCCATGCCTACTAACTCTTCACTGATAAAGGGCGCTACCTCATTATTTGGTATCCGTACAGACCTGCAATTTGGAAAGCTCAAGTTGCAGACAGTTATTTCACAACAGGAATCGGAATCTAAGACGGTAAACAGTAAAGGTGGTGCACAAACTACCTCATTTGAAATCTCTGCGGATAATTATGATGAGAACCGCCACTTCTTTCTTGCCCACTACTTCCGGGATACTTATGACAAAAACATGAGCCAGTTACCAAACATCACTTCAGGAATAAAGATTAACCGAATTGAAGTATGGATTACCAACAAAAGGGGTAATTATGATAATCCTAGAAATGTGGTAGCTTTGACTGACTTAGCCGAGAACGAACATATCAGTAACACTTTCTGGTCAAAATCGGGAGTGAACAAAGCTCCGGACAATAGTGACAACGATGTATACTCACGAATGGTCAACGATTATAGCAATGCCCGCAACATTGATATGGTGAGTGCTACCTTAGGGGTAATACCTCAGATAGAAGGTGGAATGGATTATGAAAAGATAGAAAGTGCCAGATTGCTGAGCAGTTCTGAGTATACCCTCAACAGTACTTTAGGATATCTTTCATTAAAAGCGACCTTACAACCAGATGAAGTGTTGGCTGTAGCCTACGAATATACCTATAAGGGCAAAGGATATCAGGTGGGTGAATTTGCATCTGACATCAAGGATACTAAATCCGCTCTTTATCTGAAACTATTAAAGAATACTTCCAACTCTCCTGCATCTGGTTGCTGGGACCTGATGATGAAGAATGTTTATTCACTGAACGCTTATCAATTGCAAAGTACTAAATTCCGTTTGGATATTAAGTATCAAAGCGATACGACAGGAGTCTACCTGAATTATATTCCTGAAGGGAAAATTAATAAAGTACCACTGTTACGAGTGATGAATCTGGATCGTCTGGATGCTAAAAACCAGGCAAATCCAAACGGTTTCTTTGACTTTGTGGAAGGATATACAGTGACTGCTCAAAACGGGCGAATCTTCTTCCCTGTTGTAGAGCCTTTCGGAAGTCATCTTAGACAAGCCATCGGGAATAATGCAATTGCTGACAAATATGTTTATCAGGAGCTTTATGATTCTACCAAAACGGTAGCCAAACAAATTGCAGAAAAAGATAAATTCAAATTTACCGGCGAATACAAGGCCTCTTCAGGTTCCGAAATTAGTCTTGGATCGACAAATGTTCCGGTTGGCTCTGTAAAGGTAACAGCCGGTGGTGTAACCCTTGTAGAGAATTCCGATTACACGGTTGACTATTCAATGGGGATTGTTACCATTCTCAATCAAAGTATTATTGATGCGGGTACATCTGTCAGCGTGAGTCTGGAAAGCAATACCAGCTACAACCTGCAGCGCAAAACGATGTTGGGCATGAACCTTACATACGATTTTTCCAAAGATTTTCAGATAGGTGGTACCATTATGCACCTGAAAGAAAAACCGATGACTACTAAAGTGGCCATGGGCGAAGAGCCTATCAGCAATACAATCTGGGGAGTGAACACTTCCTGGAAGAAGGAGAGTCAGTGGTTGACAAACATGGTTGATAAATTACCTTTCGTAAAAGCCACCCAACCATCTCGCTTCAGTCTCACTGCAGAGTATGCTCAACTTGTTCCCGGACAAGCATCGGGGATACAAGGGAATGCCTCATACATTGATGATTTTGAATCGACAAAGACCGGCATTGATTTACGACAACCATCTTACTGGATGCTTGCCAGCACACCTTATGAAACCGGGTCGAATGCCCGTTTCCCCGAAGCGTCCAAATCAAATGATATCTCTTATGGAATGAACAGGGCACTGTTGGCCTGGTACAATATTGACGGACTTTTTACCCGCAGAAATTCCTCATTGACTCCATCGCACATAAAAAGTGACCTTGAACAACTATCCAACCACTATGTGCGAGAAGTATATGAGCAAGAGATTTTCCCCAATAAGGAAACCTCTTACATGGAAACATCCACTCTTTCCATCCTCAACTTAGCCTATTACCCTAATGAACGCGGACCATATAACCTCGATCCGAATCTGACATCGAAAGGACTGCTTCCTAATCCTGAAAAACGTTGGGGAGGTATTATGAGGAAGCTGGATACCAGTGATTTTGAAACGGCCAATATCGAATATGTTGAGTTCTGGATGCTCGATCCGTTTATTTATGAAAGCACTACAGGAAACCGTCGCGGCGGAGACCTTTATATCAACCTTGGAGAGGTTTCAGAAGATATTCTGAAAGATGGAAAGAAATACTTTGAAAACGGTATGCCAATTGATGGTAATCAGACAAAAGTAGAAGAAACCGTATGGGGAAAAGTACCGAAGGAACAAAGTATTGTTTATGCTTTTGACACCTCTACAGGAGCCAGAAAGAAACAGGATGTGGGATTGAACGGAATTACGGCAGAAGAAGAAAGGACTTTTGGCGCTTACAGCACCTATCTGAATAAATTAAAAACAATTCTTGACCCTGCAATCTACACTCAATTTGAAAAGAGTCCGGCCGGAGATCTTTATCATTACTACCGTGGTTCTGATTATGATCAGGAAGAGAAAAGCATTCTGGAACGATACAAATATTACAATAATACAGAAGGTAACTCTACTGCATCCGAGGATTCTCCTGAAAAATATGATATTTCGTCAAAGACTGTACCCGATGTGGAAGATATTAATCAGGACAACACACTTAATGAATATGAAAAATACTTCCAGTATAAAATAAATATTGCTCCGGAAGGTTTGAAGGTAGGAAGTAATTACATCACCAATAAACGCACAGCTAGTGTAAAGTTACGAAACGGAAAGACAGAAGAGGTAAACTGGTATCAGTTCAAAATTCCGGTAAGGAACTATGATAAGGCTGTAGGATCGATCTCTGATTTCAAGTCTATCCGTTTTATGCGCATGTATCTTACCAACTTTGTTGATCCTGTGGTATTACGGTTTGCAACACTCGACTTAGTTCGCGGAGAGTGGAGAAATTACGAACAGGCATTGTATAATTCTCAGCAGCCTGTTCCTACAGTAAGTGGCAGTCTGGATGTTTCTGCTGTGAACATCGAGGAAAACAGCGACAAGACTCCGGTTAATTACGTACTCCCTCCGGGCATCACACGTGTGATTGACCCATCACAGCCTCAGCTGAAACAAGAAAACGAGCAGGCTATGAGCTTAAAAGTGCAGAATCTATCCCCCGGCGATGCAAGGGCGGTTTATAAAAGTTCCGGTCTGGATCTGCGTCAGTATAAACGTCTGCAGATGTTTATACATGGTGAAAAGTTACTGGATGATGTAACGTCATTAGAAGATAATGAAGTTTCTGTTTTTATCCGACTGGGTTCTGATTATAAGAACAACTATTACGAATATGAGATTCCCTTGAAGCTCACCCCTCACGGACAATATAATGGAAGCACCTTAAGTGGTTGTAAAGCAGTATGGCCAGAAAATAACATGCTGGATATTCCTTTCGAACTATTTACAAAATTAAAGAAAGAGCGTAATACAGCAAAGAATACATCCGGTTCAAATGTAAGCTTTGCCAAATTATACTACACATATGATACCGATAAACCAGCCAACAAGATCAGTATCATAGGTAATCCAAGTCTGGCCGAAGTAAAGACCGTTATGATTGGAGTACGAAATAATTCTCGCTCTTTAAAATCGGCAGAAGTCTGGGTTAACGAACTCCGTTTGACGGAATTCAACGAATCCGGAGGATGGGCAGCACAGGGAAATATGAATGTGCAGTTGTCAGATCTGGGAAGTATAAACCTTGGCGGACATATGGAAACGGCTGGTTTTGGAGGATTGGAACAAAGTGTAAGCGAAAGAAGACTTGATGATTATTACCAGTATAATTTCACCACGAGTTTTGAATTGGGTAAATTCTTCCCTGCCAAGGCAAAGATCTCAGCTCCTATTTATTACTCTTATTCCAAAGAACTGACATCCCCTAAATATGATCCCACCAATCAGGATCTTCTTTTATCAGATGTGCTGGATACTTATTCCAGAAAAGCGCAAAAGGATTCTATTCGTAACATTGCACAAGAGCTGGTTACTTATAAAAATTTCAGTTTGAGCAACATGAGAATGAATATCACCAGTAAAAAACCAATGCCATATGATCCTTCAAACTTTACCATCGGCTACTCTTTTACAAAGAGATATAACCAAGGAAACACCACAGCATGGGAATCTGACATAAACTGGAAAACCAACTTAGGATATAATTATTCTCCAGCCAATAAGCCATGGGAGCCATTCAAGAATTTAAAGAACAAGTCTTCATGGATGAAACTGGTCAAAGCATTTAATCTGAGCTGGTTACCACAAAATATATCCTTCAATTCTGATCTTTCACGCCATTCTTACGAATTGCAATTAAGAGACCTGGATAATCCTTACGGAGATACAGCGATACCTCTATCTGTAGCGAAGGAGTTTCTCTGGAACAGAGATTTTTCACTCCGCTGGGATCTGACAAAGAACTTGCATCTCAACTTTACTTCTGCCACACGCGCAGAGATTGAAGAACCTTACGGAACAATTGACAAGAACCTATATCCGGATGAGTATGCCGCACGGAAAGATTCGATAAAGAGAAGTTTGCTGCACTTGGGACGTCCGCTCGATTTCCAGCAAACCTTTAATGTCAGCTATAAATTACCATTCGATTTGATTCCTATTCTGAACTGGGTAAGCAGTGATGCAAAATTTACTTCCTCTTATACCTGGGATAGGGGTGTCGATTTAACGGACGGAAGTTCAGTTGGAAATACAATAGCAAACCAACGTTCTATTGATCTGAATGGCCGTTTCAATTTTGAAACACTTTACAACAAGGTTCCTTTTCTGAAAGAGACAAACAAATTATTTGCATCGAACAGCAGAGTCGCTCCACCCGACAAAAAAGAGCTGTTGAAGAATAAAAAATTCGAGAAGGAAGTTCAGCTTAAAAAGGATACTACCGTAACCCTATCTCACGGGTTAAAGACAAAAATATTGAAAGTGAGTGCGATTACACAGAATGGGAAGAGGTATCTTGTTAAATATAAGGTGCAGGATGAAAATAAGATTATTATTAACAACCGGGATTCCATAAAAATTAAGCTGAGTATTTTACCTGGTCCGAAACCAGAAGAACAAAGTTGGTATAAAATGGCTCAATCCGTTACACGCTTTGCCATGATGGCCAGGAATTTCAGCGTTACTTACCGGAATACTTTCGCAATGACACTTCCCGGATATCTACCTGAAGTCGGTGATTTACTGGGACAAAAACGAAGCAGCGGCATGTTTGCTCCCGGACTCGACTTTGCTTTTGGTGTAACAAACGACAGCTATATTCAAAAGGCAGCCAGAAATAACTGGTTAATAAGCAATGATTCTGTGGTGGATCCGGCAACAACAAATGCCATGGAGGATCTGCAGATTCGTATGACGCTTGAGCCATTCAAGGATTTCAAGATAGACCTGACCGCCAACAGAACAATGAATAAATCAAAGAGCATACAGTTTATGTATGAAGGGATGCCTACAGCTCAAAGTGGAAGCTTCAGTTTGAGTATCATCTCTCTTAACAGCGCATTTGATAAAAGTAATGCGGGTAATGCATACGCATCAAAAACTTTTGATAAGTTCCTTCAGAATCTGGATATCATTCAGAAAAGAGTAGAAGCACAATATGTGGGAGCTGTTTATCCCGAAGGAACGACTCTTGGAGGTAAGCTGTTTGACCCTGCAAACGGAACCATTAACAAAAATTCTCCGGATGTAATGATACCTGCATTTCTGGCTGCTTATACAGGAAAAAGCGCCGATAAAGTTTCACTCGATCTGTTCCCCAATCTATTGTCATTAATGCCTAACTGGCGAATAACTTATGGTGGATTAAGCAAACTTGAGTGGTTTAAGAAACGTTTCAAGTCGTTTAACCTGAATCATGCATATAAGAGTACTTATGCTGTTGGCTCATACAACACTTACCAAAGTTTTTCAAGCTACATGGATAATCTTGGTTTTGTGGAAGACGCACAGACTGGAAACCCTGTACCTTCGGCAGCATTTGATATAGGTACCGTATCTATCAACGAACAATTTGCTCCCCTTTTCGGAGTAGATATGACCTTTAAGAACGGAATCACGAGTAAAGTTGAATATAAAAAAACACGTATACTTACACTAAGTATGACTGCCAATCAAATAGTGGAAAGTGGTTCCAAGGATATTGTGGTGGGTATGGGCTATAAGATTGTAGATCTGAAATTATTTGGTGCAGGAAAAAGCAAGAATAAAGTAAGTAATGACCTAAATCTGCTGGCAGACATCTCTTTCCGCAATCAATCCGTTCTGAGCAGGAATATACAAGAGAATATTGCACAACCCACTAGTGGAAACAAAGCGACTAAATTATCCATATCAGCCGACTATACCTTTTCGAAACTGCTCACCATAAGGATGTATTATGATCGCCAGCAGAATACTCCGCTGGTTTCTTCTGCTTCCTATCCAGTAACCAATTCCGATTTTGGCTTTACTTTAAAATTCTCTTTGACCAGATAG